In Humulus lupulus chromosome 6, drHumLupu1.1, whole genome shotgun sequence, a single genomic region encodes these proteins:
- the LOC133782480 gene encoding glucose-6-phosphate/phosphate translocator 1, chloroplastic-like encodes MICSVKQFSPMSTTGSEIFLRPNSRSPIQQSLLLPSLPIQKPKRSSISVQKPLHVSMVGDFNGGFGSVKARRSLIKCEAYEADRSKPIETNIELPKAEGPSEAAKKVKIGIYFAMWWALNVVFNIYNKKVLNAYPYPWLTSTLSLACGSLIMLISWATRIAEAPKTDFEFWKALFPVAVAHTIGHVAATVSMSKVAVSFTHIIKSGEPAFSVLVSRFLLGESFPMPVYLSLIPIIGGCSLAALTELNFNMIGFMGAMISNLAFVFRNIFSKRGMKGKSVSGMNYYACLSILSLVILTPFAIAVEGPQMWAAGWEKAFPQLGSQLLWWMAAQSVFYHLYNQVSYMSLDEISPLTFSVGNTMKRISVIVSSIIIFHTPVQPVNALGAAIAVFGTFLYSQAKQ; translated from the exons ATGATTTGCTCCGTGAAGCAATTTTCACCCATGAGCACTACTGGATCAGAAATATTTCTCCGGCCAAACTCTCGGTCACCGATACAGCAGTCTTTGCTGTTACCTTCTCTACCGATTCAGAAGCCGAAGCGATCATCCATCTCGGTGCAGAAACCTCTGCATGTTTCTATGGTTGGTGATTTCAATGGAGGTTTTGGGTCTGTGAAGGCTCGAAGGAGTTTGATCAAATGTGAGGCTTATGAGGCGGACAGATCGAAGCCGATCGAGACAAATATCGAACTGCCAAAGGCCGAGGGGCCATCTGAGGCGGCGAAGAAAGTCAAGATCGGTATCTACTTCGCTATGTGGTGGGCTTTAAACGTGGTCttcaatatttataataagaaGGTCTTGAATGCCTATCCGTATCCATGGTTGACCTCGACTTTGTCTCTCGCTTGTGGGTCTTTGATCATGTTGATCTCTTGGGCTACGAGGATCGCTGAGGCCCCAAAGACTGATTTTGAGTTCTGGAAGGCTTTGTTTCCT GTTGCTGTGGCACATACAATTGGGCATGTAGCAGCCACTGTGAGTATGTCAAAGGTTGCTGTGTCTTTTACTCATATTATCAAGAGTGGGGAGCCTGCTTTTAGTGTATTGGTGTCAAGGTTCTTGCTGGGTGAGAGCTTCCCAATGCCAGTGTACTTGTCTCTCATCCCCATCATTGGTGGTTGCTCACTTGCTGCTTTGACTGAGCTCAACTTCAACATGATTG GTTTCATGGGTGCCATGATATCAAACTTGGCATTCGTCTTCAGAAACATTTTCTCAAAGAGGGGCATGAAGGGGAAGTCTGTTAGTGGAATGAACTACTATGCTTGTTTATCAATTTTGTCTCTCGTAATTCTCACGCCCTTTGCAATTGCGGTTGAGGGACCACAGATGTGGGCAGCTGGATGGGAAAAGGCCTTCCCTCAACTTGGATCTCAATTGCTTTG GTGGATGGCAGCCCAGAGTGTGTTCTATCATCTGTACAACCAAGTTTCTTACATGTCTTTGGATGAGATCTCTCCTTTGACTTTTAGTGTTGGTAACACCATGAAACGTATTTCAGTCATTGTATCTTCCATCATCATCTTCCACACACCCGTCCAGCCCGTCAATGCTCTTGGAGCTGCCATTGCGGTCTTCGGTACCTTCTTATATTCTCAG GCGAAGCAGTAA